The Deltaproteobacteria bacterium IMCC39524 genomic interval GTCTCGATTGGTGGCGAAGATGCCAGTCGTGCCGACCTGGATTTTTTGGTGGAGCTGATGGAAATAGCCAGGGATCAGGGTGCTGACCGCTTTCGGTTCTGCGATACACTCGGCATCCTTGATCCTTTCACGACCTACGACAAAGTGCTCTACCTGGCCGAACGTGTCGAACTGGACCTGGAGGTTCATACCCATAATGACCTGGGCATGGCAACGGCCAATGCAATCGCTGGAATAAGAGCTGGCGCACGGTTTGTTAACACCACCGTCAACGGGCTCGGTGAACGTGCAGGCAATGCTGCTCTCGAAGAGGTCGTGATGGCACTCAAGCACGCCTGTCACGTTGATGTGCCGATTGATACGGGCCGGTTTGTTGAACTATCGAAACTCGTTGGACAGGCCAGTTGCCGGCCGGTACCGGAATGGAAGGCTATTGTCGGAGAAAAAGTGTTTTCCCATGAATCAGGGCTGCATGCCGATGGTGTGCTTAAGTCCCCTGGCAATTACGAGGGCTACGATCCTGCCGAGGTTGGCTTGAGTCGACATATGGTGATTGGGAAACATTCGGGGAGACATGGTCTGCAGGATCGGCTCAGTGGTCTCGGTATAGACCTTGACCTGCTGGAGGCAGACTCTTTCCTGGCAAGAGTAAGAAATATTGCACAAAGAAGAAAGCGTCCGTTGTCTGATCACGATTTGCTGCGGCTCTATGATGCTGACAGGAAGGTGGCATGATCATCAGGCTGCCGTACCAATCTGACTGGGAGACCTTCTCTGCTCTCGCCTGTCGTGAAAACTGGCGGGTGCCACGCACCGAATTGCAACTCTTTAAAGGTCCATGGGCTCAATATGTGCGTGTGCTTGATGATCATAAGTTCTGCGCATTGCTGACCTCTGTTGCTTATGAGAAGAGTGCATGGATCGGCAACTTTATCGTCCCTCATAACCTGCGCGGCAAGGGCTATGGAAGCCACCTGTTCAAGGCGGTGTTTGCGGATCTGGTTAAACGACGGATGACGTCGATCTGGTTAACGGCCTCAGATCAAGGACGCTGCATTTATGAAAAAGAGGGCTTTGTTGAGGTCGATTGTATCGAGCGCTGGGTGTTGTCACCAAGAGATGCGATTGGCTCTCCGCTAGAAGGTAAAAACCTCCTCGAGGAGTTGTTTTACGCAGACCGATTGGCCTGGAGTGAAAACCGCACCCCCTTACTGTCCGTCCTCTGTGAAGGCGGACAAGTTTTTGCTGTTGAGGGTGCCATTGCGCTGTTGCAGGCAGGGTCAGACATGCAGATTATCGGGCCATGGTATGCACATGAAGCCTCACTGCACGCACATCAGGCCTTGCTGAACAGGATGATTGCAGCGACAGATCCCAAGGTTCCTGTTGTTGTTGATTTGCTTAGCTCGTCACCGCTGCCAGAGTTATGTGATTCTGCCGGGTTTCAACTCACCGGCCGGACAGCCCTGATGGCTTACGGAGACATCGGACCGATTGATTTAAAAAGCATGGTGTCTTTAGCAAGCTTGGGTAGTGTGGGGTGATTGATTGAATCTTTCCACAACGAATTCTCAGATCTCTTAAGAACCTATTTAGTAGGGAGGGTCCCATCGACTGCCGCCAATAATAATCACGTTTCAACCTTCAATTTAGCGCTTTGAAAAATCCTGTAGCTTCGCTGTAGATAAATCCCCTCGATTCTTCCTCAAAAAACACAAAAAAGCCCTAAAAAATCGCCCTCTCTGCTGAAATATCCCGAAAACCGGTTATCTTGTTTAGAACACCAAAACATCGCATGTTTCGGCAGGGAGGAGAACTATGGACAAAAACATGGAGCGTGACACTCAGCAAGGCACGATTTCTCAAGAGGCACCGGCTGATTCGGGTGTCTCCAGACGATCTTTCCTTCGCAAAAGCAGCGTCGCAGCAATGGCTGCGGCGGTCGGGTCGCAGATACCGTTCGGTGACCTGTTGCCAGAGGGAATGCAACTGGTCGGCATGGCCCATGCCGAGGAGGCGATGAAAATCGAAGGGAAAATCCCTGAGATGGTCGTTCTCAACACAAAGCCGCTCAACGCAGAACCCCCCCCACACTTCCTGGATGAAGACATCACCCCTTACAACAAAATGTTCGTTCGCAACAATGGCATCCCACCGGTCAAAGTTGACGCAGCGGCATGGAAGCTTACGATTGAAGGCGAATCGGCAAAACGTTCTGTCAGCTTCTCAATCGCAGAGCTGAAAAAGAAATTCAAAGAGCATACACTTCAGATTCAACTCGAATGCGGTGGCAACGGTCGCTCCGAATACAATCCACCGGCAAAAGGCAACCAGTGGCGGGTTGGGGCAATTTCCTGTGCGGAATGGACCGGTGTTCGCCTGCGTGATGTCCTCGAGGATGTTGGCCTCAAGGATGACGCTGTTTATATCGGTTACTATGGTGCCGATACCCATGTTAGCGGAGACCCCAAGAAGGTCGTTATCTCTCGTGGGGTTCCGATTTCCAAGGCCATGGAAGACGAATCGCTGATTGCCTGGGCCATGAACGGCAAAGACATTCCGTTGCTGCACGGCTATCCTTTGCGCCTGGTCACTGGCGGCTGGCCTGCTTCGACCTGTGGCAAGTGGCTGAATCGTATTGTCATCCGCGACAAGGTTCATGACGGGCCCAAGATGACCGGTATGTCATACCGTGTACCGGGCTATCCCGTTGCTCCGGGGACAAATGTGCCTAAGGAAGACATGGTTATCATTGAGTCGATGCCGGTTAAATCGTTGGTCACTTTCCCCAAGACCGGAACGGTTGCCTCGCTGGGAGACTCCCTCGAAGTGCGTGGCCATGCCTGGGCCGGAGACTACGCCGTCAAATCAGTGGATGTCTCGATTGATTTTGGCAGCACATGGCAATCCTGTTCATTGAAGTCCCCACGCAACAGACTGGCCTGGCAAAACTGGACGACCAAAGTCAAGTTCCCGCAGGCCGGCTATTTCGAAGTCTGGACCCGTGCCACTGATGAGAATGGCAAGATGCAGCCGATGGTTGTACCGGGCTGGAATCCACGCGGCTATCTGAACAATGCGTGCCATCGGGTCGCAGTGAAAGTTGTTTGACCCGTCTGGAGGAGCCATGAAAAAGAGACTGAAATGGTTATTCCCCATGCTTCTGGTGCTGTGGGCAGTTCCCGGGCTTGCTGCGGACAAGGAGATCGACAAGGAGACCGGGTTCGTCATTGCTCCGGGCTTCGAAGAGGTCAAGAAGACCTGTACCGTATGTCATTCTCCGATGCTGGTCACCCAGAACAAGGCTAACCGCGAGGGTTGGCTTGAGATGATTCGCTGGATGCAGGAGAAGCAGGGTTTATGGAAACTTGAACCGGAGCTTGAGAACGCGATTCTCGACTACCTCGCGGCCAACTATGGGCCGACTGCTGTATACCGCAGGGCACCTCTGCAGGTAGAGTTCCCTGAATAAACAAAGATCCAATTTATTTTCATGACCGGCCTCAATAATACGTGGCCGGGCCAGAACCTCAAAGTTCTGGTTTCTTTTGATTGACGTTATGCAAATTTCGCACAACGGATTTATTGCCAATCTCCTTCAATTTCTCCTACTTTCCAACACCAAGGCATACCGCTGTGACCTGCAAGCATCAACTTGGTTGGGCCCACATCGAAAGTCGTGTCACTCCCTGAAGGTGTTCATCCAGAGATAAAAGGCCTGCAGGCAATCAAGACCCACAGGGCAAACCAAAGATCAATACGTTGTCTTGAATACGTCGCTATTTTTGACATATGGGATATGACACTGACGACAATCCGTTAGGGTGGCATGCCACTCTGGTATCTTGGGTGCGTC includes:
- the nifV gene encoding homocitrate synthase, giving the protein MFEPGNIEVIIDDTTLRDGEQTAGVVFSLEEKKRIAKLLDETGVGELECGIPAMGREEQASVKALVDLGLNARLLTWNRAVVSDIQASIDSGVRAVDISLSVSDIHIERKLCKNRNWVKEQLKVALGFAKDHDLYVSIGGEDASRADLDFLVELMEIARDQGADRFRFCDTLGILDPFTTYDKVLYLAERVELDLEVHTHNDLGMATANAIAGIRAGARFVNTTVNGLGERAGNAALEEVVMALKHACHVDVPIDTGRFVELSKLVGQASCRPVPEWKAIVGEKVFSHESGLHADGVLKSPGNYEGYDPAEVGLSRHMVIGKHSGRHGLQDRLSGLGIDLDLLEADSFLARVRNIAQRRKRPLSDHDLLRLYDADRKVA
- a CDS encoding sulfite oxidase → MDKNMERDTQQGTISQEAPADSGVSRRSFLRKSSVAAMAAAVGSQIPFGDLLPEGMQLVGMAHAEEAMKIEGKIPEMVVLNTKPLNAEPPPHFLDEDITPYNKMFVRNNGIPPVKVDAAAWKLTIEGESAKRSVSFSIAELKKKFKEHTLQIQLECGGNGRSEYNPPAKGNQWRVGAISCAEWTGVRLRDVLEDVGLKDDAVYIGYYGADTHVSGDPKKVVISRGVPISKAMEDESLIAWAMNGKDIPLLHGYPLRLVTGGWPASTCGKWLNRIVIRDKVHDGPKMTGMSYRVPGYPVAPGTNVPKEDMVIIESMPVKSLVTFPKTGTVASLGDSLEVRGHAWAGDYAVKSVDVSIDFGSTWQSCSLKSPRNRLAWQNWTTKVKFPQAGYFEVWTRATDENGKMQPMVVPGWNPRGYLNNACHRVAVKVV